The following is a genomic window from Rhea pennata isolate bPtePen1 chromosome 34 unlocalized genomic scaffold, bPtePen1.pri SUPER_34_unloc_3, whole genome shotgun sequence.
TTGGGGAGCAGCCCAGCTCCTCGACAGGTTTGGGGTACAGCTCAAATCGCGGACAGGCGTTCAGCTCGGCAAGGGGTAGCAGGGCAGGATGTGGGGTACAGCTCAGCCCCCAGGCAGGCGCTCAGCTCGGCGAGCGGTCCCCGAACAGGGCTgccccttgctgctggcagtagCAGAACCGGTGCCCGGGGCCatgagacccccccccccagcgccgcCCCGCTGACGTCAGGCATAGCCCAGCCCCTATATACAGGTGCGCGCACCTGCCCGGGTGCTCCTGCTGCACTTGGCCACCGCTGCTGTTGCTACTGCTGTCGCCACTGCTGTCGTTGcggccaccaccaccagaccgGGACCAGGACCGGGAGCCGCCGCCTGCCTACGGTGTGCTCCTGCTCAGCCCCCAACTCGCCCCTGGCTCTGCTCGGCCCAGGTCTCCCACGGGCAAGGTGGGTTGTCGGCCCCCCCTCCTGCCCTTTGGCCAGGATGGGGCCTCCCTGTCCACCCCACAGTGCGGATGTGGGGCCCCAGCAAACCCCCTGCTTTCACCGCAGGGCTTGTGGCCGTCCGCCTCGGCGCCAGGCCCCTCGCCGGCGGGGCTATGGCCAACGcggggctgcagctgctgggcttCGGGCTGGCAGTGGCCGGCTGGCTGGCCCTGCTGGTGGCCACTGTGCTGCCCCAGTGGCAGATGTCATCCTACGCCGGCGACAGCATCATCACGGCCGTGGCCATGTACAAGGGGCTCTGGATGTCATGCGTCTCACAGAGCACCGGACAGATCCAGTGCAAGGTCTATGACTCGCTGCTCAGTCTCTCCGGTGAGCAGTGGACAGGAACAGGGTgggggggcaggaagggaggTTTTGGTGCAGGAATGGAAAGTTTTGGGGTTGGGAGGTTTGGGGGCCACAaatggggtggggtggggtggggtcAGGAAACAGGGGCCCAACAGGGGCTTGGGGGGCATGAACTGGGGGTTTGGGAGCATGAATGGGGGGTTTGGGGCAGGAGCAGAAGTTTGGGGGCACAAAtggggggcttgggggggcAGAAGCAGAGAGGTTTGGGGCAGGAACTGGGGTTTGGGGGCCTAAACAGGGGCTTGGGGGACATGAACAGGGGGGTTGGGGGCAGGAATGGGGGGTTTGGGGGCAGGAGCTGGGCTTGGGGGGCATGAGTGGGGAGGGTAGGGGCAGGAACAGCGAGTTTCAGGGCAGGAGATGGGGTGTTAGGGACAGAACCCAGGGATTTGGGGTCAGGAGCTAGGCTTGTGGGGCAGGAAGGGGGGGGTGGGGGTAGAAACCAAGGTTCTGGGGCAAGAATGGGGCTTTGAGGGTAGGAAGTGGGCTTTTGGGGCAGGAAGCGGAGGTTTGGGCTTTGTCTGGGCTCTGCCAGCCCCGGGTGGGGCCAGGCAGACCTGAGCGACCGGCCGGGCcggttggggggagggggaacttccccggacacctgggccctctGGAAGGGTgcaggggggggggaggcagccctggggaaggagggggcCGCATCCCGGATGCCTGGGACCTCACTGAGCTGGGCCAGCAGCGAGACACAGACCCGCTATCGCCTTATCGGCTTTGGCAACGGGAGCCAAACCGCAGGGGTCACCAGGGCACCTGGACTCCTGGGTCCGCTTGGAGGGAAGCGGCAGCGCAGAGCAGGGCTGCCCGAACGCCTGGGTCCCTTCGGGAC
Proteins encoded in this region:
- the LOC134154099 gene encoding claudin-4-like isoform X2, with the translated sequence MANAGLQLLGFGLAVAGWLALLVATVLPQWQMSSYAGDSIITAVAMYKGLWMSCVSQSTGQIQCKVYDSLLSLSAARHRPAIALSALATGAKPQGSPGHLDSWVRLEGSGSAEQGCPNAWVPSGRLDVWIFPQPGGGGAEPRRQPPTPTPRWRKIPWAISWCKGCAWVGCPPS